In Plasmodium gaboni strain SY75 chromosome 11, whole genome shotgun sequence, the following proteins share a genomic window:
- a CDS encoding putative U3/U14 snoRNA-associated small subunit rRNA processing protein, with amino-acid sequence MSKLKVRKKHKHLRTFEEDLKNEVIVKNKILKTKKNKDKHRKEKFKIKKNEMHIHKKKRKDDVHKILNLANEQNEEDLDYDINNIIDDNNEEADKFLQFDDIIEENITNDNDIFYNENKNISYNTYREADVDAKDIFEDLNIKIMNDSKHVSNNKVDNITQESNISAEDKVNSLVEKCYRTIGEDLAHYKSGKLHRALTILTKSLKWYEYLLLTKPKKWTPHATFEITKLFSSGLKEKEVSKFYEFILLPIILENIDKNKKLDAFLYKALIKALYKSKSWFKGILFPVLKRECTNKQIIIIGSVIQKMSISINCVVLALEEIFSFPWNSIISYILILLFNKKYAFTKQCIDNCVNYFLRFENYQDVLSINWHKSLLTLVHNYRGLLCDTQVEALTHLVKKKNHHQISSEIMKELYSPTSLMNKIKDIKVNSEEYVV; translated from the exons ATGAGTAAACTTAAAGTGAGAAAAAAGCACAAGCACTTGAGGACCTTTGAAGAGGATCTAAAAAATGAAGTGattgtaaaaaataaaatattaaaaacaaaaaagaacaaaGATAAACATAGAAAAGAAAAGTTTAAAATTAAGAAGAATGAAATGCATATTcataaaaagaaaagaaaagatgacgttcataaaattttaaatttagcgaatgaacaaaatgaagaagatttagattatgatataaataatataattgatgataataatgaagaagCTGATAAATTTTTACAGTTTGATGACATTATTGAAGAAAACATAacaaatgataatgatatattttataatgaaaataaaaatatttcttataataCATACAGAGAAGCTGATGTAGATGCTAAAGACATTTTTGAAGActtaaatattaaaattatgaaCGATTCAAAACATGTGTCCAATAATAAAGTGGACAATATTACTCAAGAGTCAAATATATCTGCAGAg gATAAAGTAAATTCACTGGTTGAAAAGTGTTATAGAACTATAGGTGAAGATTTGGCACATTATAAAAGTGGAAAATTACATAGAGCTCTTACCATTTTGACTAAATCATTGAAATGgtatgaatatttattattgaCAAAACCAAAAAAATGGACACCCCATGCTACCTTTGAAATTACTAAACTTTTCTCTTCAGGAttgaaagaaaaagaagTTAGTAAATTTTATGAATTTATATTGCTACCAATtatattagaaaatattgacaagaataaaaaattggATGCCTTTCTTTATAAGGCATTAATAAAAGCTCTGTATAAATCAAAATCGTGGTTTAAAGGGATACTCTTCCCAGTCTTAAAAAGg GAATGTACCAATAAAcagataataattatagGAAGTGTAATTCAAAAAATGAGTATATCAATAAATTGTGTTGTTTTAGCACTTgaagaaatattttcatttcCTTGGAATTCcataatatcatatattttaatactattatttaataagaaatatGCTTTTACAAAACAg TGTATTGACAATTGTGTTAATTACTTTCTTCGTTTTGAAAATTATCAAGATGTTTTATCAATAAATTGGCACAAATCTTTGTTGACGCTAGTTCATAATTATAGAG GCCTATTGTGTGACACTCAAGTTGAGGCATTAACCCATTtagttaaaaaaaaaaatcatcACCAAATTTCGAGTGAAATAATGAAAGAGTTATATTCACCAACATCTCTTATGAATA AAATAAAGGATATAAAAGTAAACAGTGAAGAATATGTAGTTTAA